A segment of the Odoribacter splanchnicus DSM 20712 genome:
CATACACAGGCATACCGACCAGTTCTTTTTCATATTTTTCCTTTAAACTCTCTTCAAATTTAAACATTTTTTGCAAGCGGTCCCCTCAGGCTGTAACTCACGGGGAAGGGAGAAAGCGGGCTATTGTTAAAAAAATAGTGGAAAGTGATATATTCTTAAAATTATCGTTAACTTCAACCGTTCAATAAAACGGTGTTTCCGATCAGATTATAATGAAAAAAATTATCAAAAATATACTTCAATATATTGCAGTCATCGTTATTTCGTTAGTGATAGCAATCTTGTTACGACTGTTTGTCGTCGATTTTTATTCCATCCCCAGCGACTCCATGCAACCGACGATAGAACCGGGAGATTTTATTATGGTAAATAAATTGAGTTTCGGTGCGCGGATGTATAAAAATTTCGATTTTCTGAAAGACCGAACAGAACCGGAAACTTACCGGATCAAAGGCTTCTCGAAAATTCATAATGGGGATGTGCTGGTTTTTAATTTTCCCTATTCAGGAGGATGGGACAGGATCAGTATGCACCTTTCCCGTTTCTATGTCAAACGCTGCATCGGTATACCGGGCGATAGTCTGCAAATCAAAGGGGGATTTTATGAAATCAACGGTAGGCGGGGAATAGGCAATCTGAACGATCAGGAGATGCTTTCCAATTATCGGGGTGAATATCCGCAGGGAATATACAACACTTATCCATTCGACTACCGGCTAGGCTGGAACTTTATAAATTTCGGTCCCCTTTATCTGCCCCGTAAAGGGGATACCTTACCGATCGATACTTCAGCTGTCCAGATCTATTATAAAATGATTAAATACGAAAGTGGGCTGAACTTGCAAGAGCGAGAAGGTCAGGTGTGGTGTGGCGATTCACTGGTCGAGCGTTATACTTTCCGTACCAACTGGTATTTTATGGGCGGTGACAATATGTGGAATTCTCAGGATTCGCGCTATCTGGGGCCTATCCCCGAAGAATTTATCATCGGTAAAGCGACCTTGATTCTGACAGCCAAAGATCCCGAAACGAAAGCCTATCGCTGGAGGCGTTTTTTTACCCGGATCAGGAAAGAGGTAAAGAACAGATAGGAGCTGACCACAAAAGCTAAAACTTTTGGACCAGCTCCTTCTCTATAAAGACCGATTACGATCTTAGCTGAGCATCCATATGAGCAGCTGCCCGGCGTCCGTCTCCCATAGCGAGGATCACCGTAGCTCCTCCCCGGACAATATCCCCACCGGCATAAAACTCCGGCAGATTCGACTGCATGGTAGCATCATTCACGACAATCGTACCTTTCTTAGAAACTTCCAGTCCGGCCACCGAACGGGGAACGATCGGATTAGGCGAAACTCCGACAGCTACCACTACCACATCGGCATCGATCAGGTATTCGCTCCCTTCAACCGGCACAGGACGACGACGTCCGCTGGCATCGGGTTCACCAAGTTCCATTTTCTGAACCCTGACTTGTTTTACTCTTCCC
Coding sequences within it:
- the lepB gene encoding signal peptidase I, whose translation is MKKIIKNILQYIAVIVISLVIAILLRLFVVDFYSIPSDSMQPTIEPGDFIMVNKLSFGARMYKNFDFLKDRTEPETYRIKGFSKIHNGDVLVFNFPYSGGWDRISMHLSRFYVKRCIGIPGDSLQIKGGFYEINGRRGIGNLNDQEMLSNYRGEYPQGIYNTYPFDYRLGWNFINFGPLYLPRKGDTLPIDTSAVQIYYKMIKYESGLNLQEREGQVWCGDSLVERYTFRTNWYFMGGDNMWNSQDSRYLGPIPEEFIIGKATLILTAKDPETKAYRWRRFFTRIRKEVKNR